The sequence below is a genomic window from Fibrobacter sp. UWB13.
GAAAAGTTGGAAGCCGAATACAACGAACTCATTGCAACAGTTGCTGACTTGAAGGACATCTTGGAAAAACGCGAACGCCGCGTTGCCATCATGCTCCAGAAGCTCGATGCTGTTGTTGACAAGTATGGTGACGAACGCCGCACGACGATTGGCGAAGCTATTGACGATAGCGATGACGAAGACCTCATTGCCGAAGAAGAACAGGTCATCACGCTCAGTAAGGAAGGCTACATCCGTCGCCTCCCGATTGATACGTTCAAGGCTCAGAACCGCGGTGGTAAAGGCATCATCGGTGCAGGCCTCAAGGACGAAGACAACGTGGAACAGATCTTCACGGCTAGCACGCACAGCTACCTGCTCGTGTTCACGAACAAGGGTCGTGTCTACTGGACGAAGGTCTACCGCTTGCCGGAAGGCGCCCGCAATGGCAAGGGCCGCCCGATTGTGAACTTTGTCGCTCTCACGGAAGGCGAAAAGGTGCAGGCGATTGTGCCGGTGCGCAAGTTCGGTGGTTACTTCTGCCTCGTGTTTGCAACCAAGAAGGGTATCATCAACAAGATGGACCTCACGCTCTTTAGCCGTCCGCGCAAGGCTGGCGTCAATGCCATTAGCCTCGACGCAGACGATGAATTGGTCAAGGTTCAGCTCGTGGGCATGTCTGCCGAAGAATACGAAGCGAGCAAGAATGCTTCTGACGACGATTCCGCAGAAGCCGTTGAAAACGCCGCTGAAGCTCAGGCTGCCGAAGCCGCTATTGCCGAAGAATCTGAATCTGGCGATGCTGAAGAATTCGCCAACCGCCCGATTCCGAAGGATCTTTTGATGATTGCGACTAAGAACGGTCAGGCCGTCACGTTCCCGATTAGCTGCTTCCGCGCTATGGGTCGTGGCACGCACGGCGTGAAGGGCATTACGCTCGCCGAAGGCGACGAAGTCATTTCGCTCCTGTGGCTCAAGGCCGGCAACAAGATTTTGACCATCACCGAAAAGGGTTATGGCAAGCGTTCTGAACCGGGTTCTTACCGTGTGACCCGCCGTGGCAGCAAGGGTGTCCGCAACTTGAACGTTACAGACAAGATTGGTGCCGCCGTGTTCGTCGAAAGCGTTGCTGACGATTACGATTTGATCATCACGAGTAAGGATGGTCAGGTCATCCGCATCAAGGCTGCCGATATCCGCCTCACGGGCCGCAATGCCCAGGGCGTCAAGGCAATCACGCTGCGCGATGGCGATGTCGTGAAGGATGCAACTGCACTCCCGAGCGTCGAAGATATCGAACAAGATAGCGCCGATGCCAAGGAAACTTTCGACAAGGTTAAGGGCGTTGAAGTCGATGACGATTCCGTTGTCAAGGACGATGCTGAAAAGCAGGAAATCGGCCCGACGGAAACCGAAGAATAATCGTGAACCTTGTAACAGTGGAACGTTAGTTCCCAAATAAAATTAAAAGCCTCTTTCTGGAGATCCCGGGAAGAGGCTTTTTTTTATGCCGAGCGGTCGTGCCGTGAGCAACAAAGCCCCAGTTCTTTTGAACTGGAGTGGTTGCGAGAGCGAGGCGAGTACGGAGTCTTGCATTTCAGGAGAGCCGAGCGGTCGTCAAATGTAAAATTATTGTCGTTGTTTTTTTCAACAACAAACATTTGTTTAATGTCGGTCTTTTTTCATCTGTCACTCATATATTATGTTCAGCATAACTAAAATGTGAGGAGTATCATATGAAAACATTTAGTGTGACCAAGTCTAGCGTTGTTTTCGCAATGGCTTTGGGAATGGCGACGACTGCTTTTGCTCAGGATTTCTGCAGCAACTCGTCGCATTCCGGTCAATCCGTGAAAATTTCTTCGAACCAAGTTGGTAAAATCGGTGATATCGGTTATGAACTTTGGGACGAAAATGGTCATGGCGGTAGCGCTACGTTCTATAGCGACGGTTCCATGGATTGCAGCATCACGGGCGCTAAGGACTATCTCTGCCGTGCTGGTCTTTCCCTTGGCAGTAACAAAACCTATAAGGAACTTGGCGGCGACATGATTGCCGAGTTCAAGCTTGTGAAGAGCC
It includes:
- the gyrA gene encoding DNA gyrase subunit A yields the protein MSEEMVPGSQFKSLVEQDMQDCYLRYSMSVIVARALPDARDGFKPVHRRVMYSMHKLGVVPNKGTVKSARIVGDVIGKYHPHGDVAVYDTLARMAQDFSLRYPLVFGQGNFGSIDGDSPAAMRYTEAKMNNLGALMLEDLEKETVDMGPNYDESLEEPLVLPSALPNMIVNGTSGIAVGMATNMAPHNLREVGAAIHALAENPDLTGEDLMEYVKGPDFPTGAIVCGRSGIREAYLTGHGRVRVRARTEIETDAKGKPRIIVTEIPYMVNKAELCKKIADLVRDKRIDGITDIRDESSRDIRIVIELRRDAVGEVVLNNLFKYTQLQTTFSIYNLALVNNLPKLLTLKDLLQVYIDHRLDVITRATQFDLKKAAARLHIIEGLRIATQNIDEVVKIIRQSKTTEIAKQSLQDRFSLDEIQSQAIVDMRLAQLVGLNIEKLEAEYNELIATVADLKDILEKRERRVAIMLQKLDAVVDKYGDERRTTIGEAIDDSDDEDLIAEEEQVITLSKEGYIRRLPIDTFKAQNRGGKGIIGAGLKDEDNVEQIFTASTHSYLLVFTNKGRVYWTKVYRLPEGARNGKGRPIVNFVALTEGEKVQAIVPVRKFGGYFCLVFATKKGIINKMDLTLFSRPRKAGVNAISLDADDELVKVQLVGMSAEEYEASKNASDDDSAEAVENAAEAQAAEAAIAEESESGDAEEFANRPIPKDLLMIATKNGQAVTFPISCFRAMGRGTHGVKGITLAEGDEVISLLWLKAGNKILTITEKGYGKRSEPGSYRVTRRGSKGVRNLNVTDKIGAAVFVESVADDYDLIITSKDGQVIRIKAADIRLTGRNAQGVKAITLRDGDVVKDATALPSVEDIEQDSADAKETFDKVKGVEVDDDSVVKDDAEKQEIGPTETEE